One window of Nocardia sp. NBC_00508 genomic DNA carries:
- a CDS encoding MazG family protein translates to MSSSDREESVLRGAPSNGVDRPAPGGEPTARTDTAVVAAGLAGAVEVMDRLWHFGGWEVTQTHDSLRPYLLEETYELLDAIQNDDAETIKEELGDLLLQVLFHSRIAQAAGEFTVDDVAAALVAKLVNRSPHLADSATDPDASVEEKIAAQERAWEERKSAEKSRRSCLDGIAMAQPALALAEKIISRATKAGLPPDLIPEPLRIVHLGGAESAEERLRKATLDFAVAIRAAEDAAERARGVRLALPTDDWREFWP, encoded by the coding sequence ATGAGCTCGTCGGATCGCGAGGAATCCGTCCTGCGCGGGGCGCCGTCCAACGGTGTGGATCGTCCCGCGCCGGGCGGCGAGCCGACTGCGCGGACCGACACGGCAGTGGTCGCGGCGGGTCTGGCCGGAGCCGTCGAGGTCATGGACCGGCTCTGGCATTTCGGTGGCTGGGAGGTCACCCAGACACACGACTCCCTGCGCCCGTACCTGCTCGAGGAGACCTACGAACTGCTCGACGCCATCCAGAACGACGACGCCGAGACGATCAAGGAAGAACTCGGCGATCTCCTGCTCCAAGTGCTCTTCCATTCCCGGATCGCCCAGGCCGCAGGCGAATTCACCGTCGACGATGTCGCCGCCGCCTTGGTCGCCAAACTGGTCAACCGCAGCCCGCACCTCGCTGACTCCGCGACCGATCCCGATGCCTCGGTGGAGGAAAAGATCGCCGCCCAGGAACGCGCTTGGGAGGAGCGCAAATCCGCCGAGAAGTCCCGCCGCTCCTGCCTGGACGGCATCGCCATGGCCCAACCCGCCCTGGCCCTGGCCGAGAAGATCATCTCCCGCGCGACCAAGGCGGGCCTCCCACCTGACCTCATCCCCGAACCCCTGCGGATAGTCCACCTCGGCGGGGCCGAAAGCGCTGAGGAACGCCTCCGCAAAGCGACGCTGGATTTCGCCGTCGCCATCCGCGCGGCCGAGGACGCGGCAGAGCGGGCCCGGGGAGTTCGGCTCGCTCTCCCTACCGATGACTGGCGTGAGTTCTGGCCGTAA
- a CDS encoding FAD-dependent monooxygenase encodes MGVVHDRDERGRDETLRGERPVVDTDVIIVGAGPTGLMLAGELRLAGVRPLVLERQPQPRDTPKASGLGGRILHLLRYRGMLDRFEAASSNPNVAPRFPFGNMYLDFTHLADPPMRALPLPQLEIERLLDERARELGADIRRAHEVVGVSQDDATVTADVRGPDGPYQVTARYLVGCDGGHSRIRDMAGIAFPGTTYPEVNRLAQVTVHDSVTVLDNGDIDVPGLGTIHAGFTRTDRGVFAFAVSSGVLSLQTTEDESTEYYDDEPLTLTELGDSARRVLGADLPLGEPTRLTRYTFKDRQAERYRAGRILLAGDAAHLFPATGTALNVGMLDTVNLAWKLGADIHGWAPAGLLDTYHDERHFAGARARLQTRAQVALRRGQDPAAEALRQVFQELVADEPALRRMGALVGHTDIRYPMPGSGQHALAGTFAPELTLHTDQGITSAAELMRTARPVLLDLADRQDLREIARDWQHRIDIRTAKTDNRPADAMLIRPDAHIAWAATIDEPTDTAAIGLREALSGWFGAPVETTVPITARTHASHR; translated from the coding sequence ATGGGTGTTGTTCACGATCGGGACGAGCGGGGACGCGACGAAACACTCCGAGGGGAGCGGCCGGTGGTGGATACCGACGTGATCATCGTGGGCGCAGGGCCGACCGGACTGATGCTGGCCGGTGAACTGCGCCTGGCCGGAGTGCGGCCGCTGGTACTGGAGCGGCAGCCGCAGCCCCGAGACACCCCCAAGGCCAGCGGTCTCGGCGGGCGGATCCTGCACTTGCTGCGCTACCGGGGCATGCTGGACCGATTCGAGGCAGCCAGCAGCAACCCCAACGTGGCTCCTCGATTTCCCTTCGGCAATATGTATTTGGACTTCACCCACCTGGCAGACCCCCCGATGCGGGCGTTGCCGCTCCCACAACTGGAAATCGAGCGACTGCTCGACGAACGAGCCCGCGAACTCGGCGCCGACATCCGTCGCGCACACGAGGTGGTCGGGGTGAGCCAGGACGATGCCACGGTGACCGCGGACGTGCGCGGGCCGGACGGACCGTACCAGGTGACCGCCCGATACCTGGTGGGCTGCGACGGCGGGCACAGCCGGATCCGCGACATGGCCGGAATCGCGTTCCCCGGCACCACATATCCAGAGGTCAACAGGCTTGCCCAGGTCACCGTGCATGATTCGGTGACCGTGCTGGACAACGGCGACATCGACGTCCCCGGGCTGGGCACGATCCATGCGGGTTTCACGCGAACAGACCGCGGTGTGTTCGCGTTCGCGGTCAGCTCCGGGGTTCTGTCCCTCCAAACCACCGAAGACGAGTCCACCGAGTACTACGACGACGAGCCGCTGACCCTGACCGAACTCGGAGACAGTGCTCGCCGCGTGCTCGGGGCGGATCTCCCGTTGGGAGAACCGACTCGGCTGACCCGCTACACCTTCAAGGATCGGCAGGCCGAACGATACCGCGCCGGGCGGATCCTGCTGGCCGGCGATGCGGCCCACCTGTTCCCCGCCACAGGCACCGCGCTCAATGTCGGCATGCTCGACACGGTCAACCTCGCTTGGAAGCTGGGCGCCGACATCCACGGCTGGGCGCCGGCCGGCCTGCTGGACACCTATCACGACGAACGCCACTTCGCCGGTGCGCGGGCGCGGCTACAGACCCGGGCCCAGGTGGCACTGCGGCGCGGACAAGACCCGGCCGCCGAAGCGCTTCGGCAAGTCTTCCAGGAACTGGTCGCCGACGAGCCGGCATTGCGCCGGATGGGGGCTTTGGTCGGCCACACCGACATTCGCTATCCGATGCCGGGCTCCGGCCAGCACGCCTTGGCCGGCACCTTCGCACCCGAACTCACCTTGCACACCGACCAGGGCATCACCAGCGCCGCGGAACTCATGCGGACCGCACGGCCCGTCCTGCTCGACCTCGCCGACCGTCAAGACCTCCGCGAGATCGCCCGAGACTGGCAGCATCGGATAGACATCCGCACCGCCAAAACCGATAACCGACCAGCCGACGCCATGCTGATCCGCCCGGACGCCCACATCGCCTGGGCCGCAACTATCGACGAACCCACCGACACCGCCGCGATCGGGCTGCGAGAAGCGCTCTCCGGCTGGTTCGGCGCACCCGTGGAAACGACGGTGCCGATTACGGCCAGAACTCACGCCAGTCATCGGTAG
- a CDS encoding PadR family transcriptional regulator: protein MALRNAVLAALLEGEASGYDLAKGFDASVANFWMATPQQLYKELERMATDGLIETRVVQQERRPNKRLHSLTPAGRAALHEFIAEPPKATAIRDEMMVKVQGMDVEDAPAVRATVAERLEWSKAKLARYERLRSRLLNGRSEQAYLAEAERVGPYLTLLRGISFEQENIRWAEFALSVIDRRIAAHA, encoded by the coding sequence ATGGCGCTACGTAACGCGGTGTTGGCCGCCCTGTTGGAGGGCGAGGCGTCCGGCTATGACCTGGCCAAAGGCTTCGATGCCTCGGTGGCCAACTTCTGGATGGCCACGCCGCAGCAGCTCTACAAGGAACTGGAACGCATGGCGACCGATGGCCTCATCGAGACCCGGGTCGTGCAACAGGAGCGCCGCCCCAACAAGCGCCTGCACTCCCTGACCCCGGCCGGACGGGCGGCACTGCACGAGTTCATCGCCGAGCCCCCCAAAGCCACCGCCATCCGCGACGAGATGATGGTCAAGGTCCAGGGCATGGACGTCGAGGACGCCCCGGCAGTGCGCGCCACGGTGGCGGAGCGCCTCGAGTGGTCGAAGGCGAAACTGGCGCGATACGAACGCCTGCGCTCTCGGCTGCTGAACGGGCGCAGCGAACAGGCGTACCTGGCCGAGGCCGAACGAGTCGGCCCGTACCTCACCCTGCTGCGCGGAATCTCCTTCGAACAGGAGAACATCCGCTGGGCGGAGTTCGCGCTGTCGGTGATCGACCGGCGGATCGCTGCGCACGCGTAG